The following are encoded together in the Juglans microcarpa x Juglans regia isolate MS1-56 chromosome 2D, Jm3101_v1.0, whole genome shotgun sequence genome:
- the LOC121249874 gene encoding uncharacterized protein LOC121249874 has product MQDPRMLQSEENLNPKIRKKKISTQKTSLFHLQGNDVKEVHGGQGSLSLKTGPKTSKRNLKNEVSPLSQQPERSNSDSLPDSSTSGGEYRALRRKYLLLEEESFALGGELREIEDEVKTLEDEKLVLLDQLVVLEGLLDPSELQS; this is encoded by the coding sequence ATGCAAGATCCAAGGATGCTACAGTCTGAGGAAAACTTGAATCCAAAGATacggaaaaagaaaatatcaacccAAAAGACTTCTTTGTTTCATTTACAAGGAAATGATGTCAAAGAGGTTCATGGGGGACAAGGGTCTTTGTCACTGAAAACAGGGCCAAAAACCTCCAAGAGAAACTTGAAGAATGAGGTTTCACCATTGTCCCAGCAGCCGGAGAGATCCAACTCCGATTCATTGCCTGATTCTTCTACATCTGGAGGTGAGTACCGAGCATTGAGACGGAAGTATTTGTTGCTCGAAGAAGAGAGCTTTGCACTGGGGGGAGAGCTGAGAGAGATTGAAGACGAGGTCAAGACCCTTGAAGATGAGAAGCTTGTGCTGTTGGACCAGCTTGTTGTGTTAGAAGGCCTACTTGATCCTTCAGAGTTGCAGTCGTAG